From one Triticum aestivum cultivar Chinese Spring chromosome 4B, IWGSC CS RefSeq v2.1, whole genome shotgun sequence genomic stretch:
- the LOC123089558 gene encoding B3 domain-containing protein Os03g0212300-like produces the protein MASLEGFEFFEIVIKKSCSRQRLPDKFAKMLAGREPQKVKLREAGSRSRRLWDVSMVFDGEGHMYLGPGWEHFARAHDLKLGHFLVFRYDCDAMFTVKMFDNTMCCMYY, from the exons ATGGCTAgcttggaaggtttcgagttcttcgaGATCGTAATTAAGAAATCTTGCAGTAGGCAG AGGCTTCCTGACAAGTTTGCAAAGATGCTCGCCGGCCGTGAGCCCCAAAAAGTGAAGCTGCGGGAGGCCGGCAGCAGGAGTCGCAGGCTATGGGACGTGTCTATGGTGTTCGACGGCGAAGGCCACATGTACCTAGGGCCTGGTTGGGAGCATTTTGCCCGCGCCCATGACCTGAAGCTCGGACACTTCCTTGTCTTCCGCTATGATTGTGACGCCATGTtcaccgtgaagatgttcgacaacaCCATGTGCTGCATGTACTACTAG